In Electrophorus electricus isolate fEleEle1 chromosome 6, fEleEle1.pri, whole genome shotgun sequence, a single genomic region encodes these proteins:
- the acaca gene encoding acetyl-CoA carboxylase 1 isoform X3 — translation MAEQVPPVDKPPSATASHFIIGSVSEDNSEDENAGRPELAAEKERSLSPSSVSSDSTYEMGFDSIDGNLHNMRPSMSGLHLVKQGRDRRRIDQQRDFTVASPAEFVTRFGGNKVIEKVLIANNGIAAVKCMRSIRRWAYEMFRNERALRFVVMVTPEDLKANAEYIKMADHYVPVPGGTNNNNYANVELIVDIAKRIPVQAVWAGWGHASENPKLPELLHKNSIAFMGPPSQAMWALGDKIASSIVAQTAGIPTLPWSGTGLSIRWSESDQKKGIVSVPNDLYELGCIQDVEAGLKVAEKVGYPVMIKASEGGGGKGIRKVNSADDFPNLFRQVQTEVPGSPIFVMLLAKHARHLEVQILADQYGNAISLFGRDCSVQRRHQKIIEEAPATIATPDVFENMERCAVKLAKMVGYVSAGTVEYLYSQDGSFYFLELNPRLQVEHPCTEMVADVNLPAAQLQIAMGIPLHRIKDIRMLHGLQPWGDAPIDFEALSTAPCPRGHVIAARITSENPDEGFKPSSGTVQELNFRSNKNVWGYFSVAAAGGLHEFADSQFGHCFSWGENREEAISNMVVALKELSIRGDFRTTVEYLIKLLETESFQHNSIDTGWLDRLISEKMQAERPDTILGIVSGALHVADVNFRNSVSNFLHSLERGQVLPASTLLNTVDVELIYEGTKYVLKVTRQSPNSYVVIMNSSLAEVDVHRLSDGGLLLSYDGSSYTTYMKEEVDRYRITIGNKTCVFEKENDPSVLRSPSAGKLIQYTVEDGGHMFAGQCYAEIEVMKMVMTLTAGESGCIHYVKRAGAVLEPGCIIAKLQLDDPSRVQQAELHTGALPRIQAVALRGEKLHRVFHSTLDHLVHIMNGFCLPEPFFSAKLKEWVERLMKTLRDPSLPLLELQDIMTSVSGRIPPAVEKAIKKEMAQYASNITSVLCQFPSQQIANILDSHAATLNRKSEREVFFMNTQSIVQLVQKYRSGIRGHMRAVVMDLLRQYLKVEVQFQQGHYDKCVFALREEYKDEMANVLNYIFSHAQVTKKNSLVTMLIDQLCGRDPTLTDELMAILTELTQLSKTTNAKVALRARQVLIASHLPSYELRHNQVESIFLSAIDMYGHQFCIENLQKLILSETSIFDVLPNFFYHSNQVVRMAALEVYVRRAYIAYELNSVQHRQLKDNTCIVEFQFMLPTSHPNRMSFSSNLNHYGMMHVASVSDVLLDSSFTPPCQRTGAMVSFRSFQEFTRNIKDVLSCFSDSPPTSPSFPEGGNPVLYGEEDNKSIQDEPVHILNIAIKTDSDIDDDGLAAMFREFTQSKKSLLFEHGIRRLTFLVAQKDFRKQVNCEVDQRFHREFPKFFTFRSRDKFEEDRIYRHLEPALAFQLELNRMRNFALTAIPCANHKMHLYLGAARVEVGTEVTDYRFFVRAIIRHSDLVTKEASFEYLHNEAERLLLEAMDELEVAFNNTTVRTDCNHIFLNFVPTVIMDPSKIEESVRSMVMRYGSRLWKLRVLQAELKINIRLTPTGKQIPIRLFLTNESGYYLDISLYKEVTDSRTGQVGPKDRQIMFQAYGDKQGPLHGMLINTPYVTKDLLQSKRFQAQSLGTTYVYDFPEMFRQALKKLWQSMDSYAHLPKCPLPSELLTFTELVLDPQGQLVQMNRLPGGNEIGMVAWRMTLRTPEYPAGREIIVISNDITHKIGSFGPQEDVLFQQASEMARESGIPRVYIAANSGARIGLAEEIRHMFHVAWQDPADLYKGFKYLYLTPQDYKKVSALNSVHCEHVEDEGESRYKITDIIGKEEGLGVENLRGSGMIAGESSLAYENIITMNLVTCRAIGIGAYLVRLGQRTIQVENSHIILTGAGALNKVLGREVYTSNNQLGGVQIMHNNGVTHTTVCDDFEGVYTLLQWLSYMPKSSSSPVPLLAAKDPIDRPVEFVPTKAPYDPRWMLAGRPSQNPKGAWVSGFFDHGSFMEIMQPWAQSVVVGRARLGGIPTGVVAVETRTVELSIPADPANLDSEAKSIQQAGQVWFPDSAFKTAQAIKDLNREGLPLMVFANWRGFSGGMKDMYDQVLKFGAYIVDGLREYQQPVLVYVPPQAELRGGSWVVIDPTINPRHMEMYADKESRGGVLEPEGTVEIKFRKKDLVKTMRRVDPVYMGLAERLGTPELSPTERKELETKLKEREEFLIPIYHQVAVQFADLHDTPGRMQEKGVITDVLEWRTSRQFFYWRLRRLLLEDTVKRKIQEANGELTDGQVQAMLRRWFVEAEGAVKAYLWDSNEDLVEWLEKQLMDEEGARSVIDENIKYIRRDHILKQIRSLVQANPEVAMDSIVHMTQHITPTQRAEVVRILSTMDAPASS, via the exons ATGGCAGAGCAGGTACCTCCCGTAGACAAGCCTCCGTCCGCCACGGCCTCGCACTTTATCATCGGCTCTGTGTCTGAGGACAACTCGGAGGATGAGAATGCGGGCAGGCCGGAGCTGGCGGCGGAGAAGGAGCGCTCCTTGTCCCCTTCCTCTGTCAGCTCGGACAGCACCTACGAGATGGGCTTCGACAGCATCGACGGGAACCTGCACAACATGAG GCCCAGCATGTCAGGGCTGCACCTGGTCAAGCAAGGCCGCGACCGGCGCCGCATCGATCAGCAGAGGGATTTCACCGTGGCCTCTCCCGCCGAGTTCGTCACCCGCTTCGGAGGAAACAAGGTCATCGAGAAG GTGCTCATCGCCAACAACGGCATCGCCGCAGTCAAGTGTATGCGCTCCATCCGGCGCTGGGCATACGAGATGTTCCGAAATGAGCGTGCCCTCCGTTTCGTTGTCATGGTTACTCCGGAGGACCTGAAGGCCAATGCGG AGTACATAAAAATGGCAGACCATTATGTACCTGTTCCTGGTGGAACGAACAACAACAACTATGCCAATGTAGAGCTCATTGTGGACATTGCCAAGCGCATTCCAGTTCAG GCAGTGTGGGCAGGTTGGGGTCACGCGTCGGAGAACCCGAAGCTCCCCGAGCTACTGCACAAGAACAGCATCGCCTTCATGG GTCCCCCCAGCCAGGCGATGTGGGCCCTGGGAGACAAGATCGCTTCCTCCATCGTGGCGCAGACCGCTGGAATTCCCACCCTGCCATGGAGCGGAACGG GGCTGAGCATCAGGTGGTCTGAAAGCGACCAGAAGAAGGGCATTGTCAGCGTTCCCAACGATCTCTACGAGCTGGGCTGCATCCAGGACGTGGAGGCCGGCCTCAAG GTTGCCGAGAAGGTGGGCTACCCTGTGATGATCAAGGCTTCGGAGGGCGGTGGAGGTAAGGGCATTCGCAAGGTCAACAGTGCGGACGACTTCCCCAACCTCTTCAGACAG GTGCAGACGGAGGTTCCCGGCTCACCCATCTTCGTCATGCTCCTGGCCAAACATGCACGGCACCTTGAGGTGCAGATTCTGGCTGACCAATATGGCAACGCCATCTCACTGTTCGGCAGGGACTGCTCTGTTCAGCGTCGCCACCAGAAGATCATCGAAGAGGCACCTGCCACCATTGCCACCCCAGATGTGTTCGAGAATATGGAGAGG TGTGCGGTGAAGCTGGCTAAGATGGTGGGCTATGTTAGTGCGGGCACGGTGGAGTATCTCTACAGCCAGGATGGCAGCTTCTACTTCTTAGAGCTGAACCCACGTCTGCAGGTGGAGCACCCCTGTACGGAGATGGTGGCTGACGTCAACCTGCCCGCCGcccagctgcag atcGCCATGGGCATCCCTCTGCACCGCATCAAAGACATCCGCATGCTGCACGGCCTGCAGCCCTGGGGAGACGCCCCCATTGACTTCGAGGCGCTCTCTACCGCCCCCTGTCCACGAGGGCATGTCATTGCAGCCCGCATTACCAGCGAGAACCCCGACGAG GGGTTCAAGCCCAGCTCGGGCACAGTGCAGGAGCTGAACTTCCGCAGTAACAAGAACGTGTGGGGCTACTTCAGCGTGGCGGCCGCCGGTGGCCTGCACGAGTTCGCCGACTCCCAGTTCGGGCACTGCTTCTCCTGGGGCGAGAACCGCGAGGAGGCCATCTC AAACATGGTAGTGGCACTGAAGGAGCTCTCCATCCGCGGCGACTTCCGCACCACGGTGGAGTACCTGATTAAGCTGTTGGAGACAGAGAGCTTCCAGCACAACAGCATCGACACGGGCTGGCTGGACCGGCTCATCTCCGAGAAGATGCAG GCGGAGCGTCCGGACACGATTCTGGGAATAGTGAGCGGGGCGCTGCACGTCGCGGATGTGAACTTCAGGAACAGCGTGTCCAACTTCCTGCACTCTCTGGAgag GGGCCAGGTGCTTCCCGCCAGCACGCTGCTCAACACGGTGGACGTGGAGCTGATCTACGAGGGCACCAAGTACGTGCTGAAGGTGACACGCCAGTCGCCCAACTCCTACGTGGTCATCATGAACAGCTCGTTGGCCGAGGTGGATGTGCACCGACTGAGTGACGGAGGCCTGCTCCTCTCCTACGACGGCAGCAGCTACACCACCTACATGAAGGAGGaggtagacag GTACCGCATCACCATCGGCAACAagacgtgtgtgtttgagaaggAGAACGACCCGTCCGTGCTGCGCTCGCCATCGGCAGGCAAACTCATCCAGTACACAGTGGAGGACGGCGGGCACATGTTTGCTGGGCAGTGCTATGCTGAGAtcgag gtgatgaagatggtgatgaCCCTGACCGCAGGGGAGTCAGGCTGCATCCACTATGTGAAGAGAGCAGGTGCAGTTCTGGAGCCTGGCTGCATCATAGCCAAACTGCAGCTGGACGACCCCAGCAGAGTGCAGCAG GCGGAGCTGCATACAGGGGCACTTCCCAGAATTCAGGCGGTGGCTCTTCGTGGAGAGAAGCTGCACCGTGTCTTCCACAGCACTCTGGACCACCTGGTGCACATCATGAATGGCTTCTGCCTGCCAGAGCCCTTCTTCAGTgccaag CTAAAGGAGTGGGTGGAGCGGCTGATGAAGACCCTGCGTGACCCCTCCCTGCCCCTGCTGGAGCTGCAGGACATCATGACCAGCGTGTCAGGACGCATTCCGCCTGCCGTGGAGAAGGCCATCAAGAAAGAGATGGCCCAGTACGCCAGCAACATCACCTCTGTGCTCTGCCAATTCCCCAGCCAGCAG ATTGCCAACATTCTGGACAGCCATGCAGCCACCCTCAACAGGAAGTCGGAGCGGGAGGTCTTCTTCATGAACACTCAGAGCATTGTGCAGCTCGTCCAAAA GTACCGCAGCGGGATCCGGGGCCATATGAGGGCAGTGGTGATGGACTTGCTCAGGCAGTACCTGAAGGTGGAGGTGCAGTTTCAGCAGG GACACTACgacaagtgtgtgtttgcactccGTGAAGAGTACAAAGACGAGATGGCCAATGTGCTCAACTACATTTTCTCCCACGCACAGGTCACCAAGAAGAACTCTCTGGTCACCATGctgatt gatCAGCTGTGTGGGCGGGACCCCACACTGACCGACGAGCTCATGGCCATCTTAACTGAGCTCACGCAGCTCAGCAAAACCACCAACGCAAAAGTGGCACTGCGTGCACGCCag GTGCTGATCGCATCTCACCTTCCCTCATACGAACTGCGCCACAACCAGGTGGAGTCCATCTTCCTCTCGGCCATTGACATGTACGGCCACCAGTTCTGCATCGAGAACCTGCAG AAACTTATCCTGTCTGAGACCTCCATCTTTGACGTCCTGCCCAATTTCTTCTACCATAGTAACCAGGTGGTCAGAATGGCTGCTCTGGAG GTGTATGTTCGTAGGGCCTACATTGCGTACGAACTCAACAGTGTCCAGCACCGGCAGCTGAAGGACAACACCTGCATCGTGGAGTTCCAGTTCATGCTGCCGACCTCGCATCCCAACAG AATGTCCTTCTCATCCAACCTGAACCATTATGGCATGATGCACGTGGCCAGCGTGAGTGATGTTCTGCTGGACAGTTCCTTCACGCCACCCTGCCAGCGCACGGGGGCCATGGTGTCCTTCCGCTCCTTCCAGGAGTTCACCAG GAACATTAAAGATGTGCTAAGCTGTTTCTCAGACTCTCCACCCACTAGCCCTTCCTTCCCTGAGGGGGGAAACCCTGTACTGTATGGCGAGGAAGACAACAAG AGCATCCAGGACGAGCCTGTCCACATCCTAAACATCGCCATCAAGACCGACAGCGACATCGACGACGACGGTCTTGCCGCAATGTTCCGGGAGTTCACCCAGTCTAAG AAATCCCTGCTGTTTGAGCATGGCATCCGGAGACTAACGTTCCTCGTGGCGCAGAAG GATTTCAGGAAACAGGTCAACTGTGAGGTCGACCAGAGGTTCCAT aggGAGTTCCCCAAATTTTTCACCTTCCGTTCAAGAGACAAG ttcgAGGAGGACCGCATCTATCGCCACCTGGAGCCTGCCCTAGCCTTCCAGCTGGAGCTGAACCGCATGCGGAACTTTGCGCTGACAGCCATTCCGTGCGCCAACCACAAGATGCACCTGTACCTTGGGGCTGCCCGTGTGGAGGTGGGCACAGAGGTTACTGACTACCGCTTCTTCGTGCGTGCCATTATCCGCCACTCGGACCTCGTCACCAAG gAGGCTTCGTTCGAGTACCTGCACAATGAGGCAGAGCGCCTCCTGCTGGAGGCCATGGATGAGCTGGAGGTGGCCTTCAACAACACCACGGTGCGCACAGACTGCAACCACATCTTCCTCAACTTCGTTCCCACCGTCATCATGGATCCCTCgaag ATCGAGGAGTCCGTGCGCTCCATGGTGATGCGCTACGGCAGCCGTCTATGGAAGCTGCGCGTGCTGCAGGCAGAGCTGAAGATCAACATCCGCCTGACCCCCACGGGCAAGCAGATCCCCATTCGCCTCTTCCTCACCAATGAGAGCGGCTACTACCTGGACATCAGCCTGTACAAGGAGGTCACCGACTCCCGCACGGGACAGGTGGGGCCCAAAGACCGCCAG ATCATGTTCCAGGCCTACGGCGACAAGCAGGGCCCTCTGCACGGTATGCTGATCAACACGCCCTACGTCACCAAAGACCTGCTGCAGTCCAAGCGCTTCCAGGCCCAGAGCCTGGGTACCACCTACGTCTACGACTTCCCTGAGATGTTCCGCCAG GCCCTGAAGAAACTGTGGCAATCCATGGACTCGTATGCCCACCTACCTAAGTGTCCTCTGCCCTCCGAGCTGCTCACGTTCACGGAGCTGGTGTTGGATCCACAGGGCCAGTTGGTGCAGATGAATCGCCTGCCTGGGGGCAATGAG ATCGGCATGGTGGCATGGCGCATGACGCTCCGCACGCCTGAGTACCCCGCGGGGCGTGAGATCATCGTCATTAgcaatgacatcacacacaagATCGGCTCGTTCGGGCCGCAAGAGGACGTGCTCTTCCAGCAGGCTTCGGAGATGGCACGCGAGAGCGGCATCCCACGCGTCTACATCGCCGCCAACAGTGGCGCCCGCATCGGCCTGGCCGAGGAGATCCGGCACATGTTCCACGTAGCCTGGCAGGACCCAGCCGACCTGTACAAG GGATTTAAGTACCTCTACCTCACACCTCAGGACTACAAAAAGGTATCAGCATTGAActctgtgcattgtgagcacgtggaggatgagggagagtCTAG gTATAAGATCACAGATATCATTGGGAAGGAGGAAGGTTTAGGGGTGGAGAATCTGAGGGGCTCTGGGATGATTGCTGGAGAATCCTCACTGGCTTATGAAAATATCATCACCATGAATCTg GTGACGTGCCGAGCTATCGGCATCGGCGCTTACCTGGTGCGCCTTGGCCAGCGGACCATCCAGGTGGAAAACTCCCACATCATCCTGACGGGAGCTGGAGCCCTCAACAAG GTGCTCGGCCGCGAGGTCTACACCTCCAACAACCAGCTGGGGGGAGTGCAGATCATGCACAACAACGGCGTCACTCACACCACGGTGTGTGACGACTTCGAGGGTGTGTACACCCTGCTCCAGTGGCTCTCCTACATGCCCAAG AGCTCATCCAGCCCCGTGCCACTGCTGGCGGCCAAGGACCCCATCGACCGGCCAGTGGAGTTTGTGCCAACCAAAGCGCCCTACGACCCCCGGTGGATGCTGGCAGGACGGCCCAGCCAGA ACCCCAAGGGGGCGTGGGTGAGCGGCTTCTTCGACCACGGCTCCTTCATGGAGATAATGCAGCCATGGGCACAGAGTGTGGTAGTGGGCAGAGCCAG GTTGGGTGGGATCCCGACCGGAGTGGTTGCTGTGGAGACCAGAACTGTGGAGCTGTCCATCCCAGCAGACCCAGCCAATCTGGACTCGGAGGCCAAG AGCATCCAGCAAGCCGGGCAGGTGTGGTTCCCTGATTCTGCGTTTAAGACTGCCCAGGCCATTAAGGACCTGAACCGGGAGGGCCTTCCACTCATGGTGTTCGCCAACTGGAGAGGTTTCTCTGGAGGCATGAAGG ACATGTATGACCAGGTGCTGAAGTTCGGCGCCTATATCGTGGACGGGCTGAGGGAGTACCAGCAGCCCGTGCTCGTCTACGTCCCGCCACAGGCCGAGCTGCGCGGGGGTTCATGGGTAGTGATTGACCCCACCATCAACCCACGCCACATGGAGATGTATGCAGACAAGGAAAGCAG GGGTGGAGTGCTGGAGCCAGAGGGCACAGTGGAGATCAAGTTCCGCAAGAAGGACCTGGTGAAGACCATGAGACGCGTGGACCCTGTGTACATGGGCCTGGCTGAAAGACTGG GCACCCCTGAGCTAAGCCCAACAGAGCGTAAGGAGCTGGAGACCAAactgaaggagagggaggagttCCTGATCCCCATCTACCATCAGGTGGCGGTGCAGTTTGCCGACCTCCACGACACACCAGGACGCATGCAGGAGAAGGGAGTCATCACC GACGTGCTGGAGTGGCGCACGTCACGGCAGTTCTTCTACTGGCGCCTACGGCGCCTCCTGCTGGAGGACACGGTGAAGCGCAAGATTCAGGAGGCCAACGGTGAGCTGACGGACGGCCAGGTGCAGGCCATGCTGCGCCGCTGGTTCGTGGAAGCCGAGGGAGCCGTGAAG GCTTATTTATGGGACAGTAATGAGGACCTGGTAGAGTGGTTGGAGAAACAGCTGATGGATGAGGAAGGTGCCAGGTCTGTCATTGATGAGAACATTAAGTACATCCGCCGGGACCACATTCTGAAGCAGATCCGCAG TCTGGTGCAGGCCAACCCCGAGGTCGCCATGGACTCCATCGTGCACATGACGCAGCACATCACGCCCACGCAGCGAGCCGAGGTGGTGCGCATCCTCTCCACCATGGACGCGCCCGCCTCCTCCTAG